One segment of Enterobacter ludwigii DNA contains the following:
- the lpxH gene encoding UDP-2,3-diacylglucosamine diphosphatase: protein MATLFIADLHLQTEEPAITAGFLRFLRGEAKSADALYILGDLFEAWIGDDDPNPLHREMAAAINALVDSGVPCFFIHGNRDFLLGKRYARESGMTLLPEEQVLDLYGRKVLIMHGDTLCTDDTGYQAFRAKVHTPWIQKLFLALPLFIRKRIAARMRADSKAANSGKSMAIMDVNPQAVVRVMEKHRVQWLIHGHTHRPDVHTLTANGEAAHRVVLGAWHSEGSMVSVTPDGVELIAFPF from the coding sequence GTGGCGACACTCTTTATTGCAGATTTGCACCTGCAAACAGAAGAACCGGCGATAACCGCCGGTTTTCTGCGTTTTTTACGCGGTGAAGCGAAAAGTGCCGATGCACTTTACATTCTGGGTGACCTGTTTGAAGCCTGGATTGGCGACGACGATCCCAACCCGCTGCACCGTGAGATGGCGGCTGCCATTAACGCGCTGGTCGATTCCGGCGTCCCCTGCTTCTTTATCCACGGCAATCGTGATTTCCTGCTCGGCAAGCGCTACGCCCGCGAAAGCGGCATGACGCTGCTGCCGGAAGAGCAGGTACTCGACCTTTATGGCCGAAAGGTGTTAATCATGCACGGTGACACACTTTGCACTGACGACACCGGCTATCAGGCGTTTCGCGCTAAGGTTCATACCCCGTGGATCCAAAAACTATTCCTGGCTCTGCCGCTGTTTATCCGCAAGCGGATCGCAGCCAGAATGCGTGCAGACAGTAAGGCCGCCAACAGCGGAAAATCCATGGCCATTATGGACGTTAATCCCCAGGCGGTAGTCAGGGTCATGGAAAAACACCGCGTTCAGTGGTTGATCCACGGTCATACTCATCGTCCCGATGTGCATACCCTTACCGCCAACGGCGAAGCGGCCCACCGCGTCGTCCTGGGGGCCTGGCACAGCGAAGGTTCTATGGTCAGCGTCACGCCTGACGGTGTGGAACTGATCGCTTTCCCGTTTTAA
- a CDS encoding porin: protein MTIKKSALAVTIGAAVALTSFASQAEITVLKQDPQAGNPLSRLNFTVGGSIRPQFNMMSGDGDKGSYKRNGFDGGTRFRFAADYYLFDDISWISYYELGVNIPALFNWDNHYAEGANDTSRRMLYTGLKSDTWGTLTFGQQNSVYYDVVGVKTDIWDYDMIGQAPGNGINGDYDGSYRSRKMLKYKKTVGDADIYASYLFEDSEYLPGNGLRYKRKGGGSLGLDYHLTTDLTWGAAWNYTRADMRNPDNGDSKSYDQNILGTALSWTPDNWTFSAGGGWYQNFLTTKKVSTDNYFAGDAWGIEYFAGYKFPIDQYAVKSIQPYFMGDRIEYVNGRNYQRIDNGVGVSVQLDYGFRVDYEHVFTSSTDNLGDMNLVRLRYDF from the coding sequence ATGACTATAAAAAAATCAGCGCTGGCAGTAACAATTGGCGCAGCAGTGGCATTGACCTCCTTCGCATCTCAGGCGGAAATCACGGTTCTTAAACAAGACCCTCAGGCAGGTAACCCGCTGAGCCGTCTTAACTTTACCGTTGGCGGCAGTATTCGTCCTCAGTTCAACATGATGTCGGGCGACGGCGATAAAGGCTCCTACAAACGTAATGGCTTCGACGGCGGCACCCGTTTCCGTTTCGCAGCAGATTACTATCTGTTTGATGACATCAGCTGGATCAGCTACTACGAACTGGGTGTGAACATTCCGGCACTGTTCAACTGGGATAATCACTACGCTGAAGGTGCTAACGACACCTCTCGCCGTATGCTGTACACCGGTCTGAAGAGCGACACCTGGGGTACGCTGACCTTCGGTCAACAGAACAGCGTTTACTATGATGTGGTTGGCGTGAAAACCGATATCTGGGACTACGACATGATTGGTCAGGCTCCAGGTAACGGGATCAACGGTGACTACGACGGCTCTTATCGTTCACGCAAAATGCTGAAATATAAGAAAACCGTAGGCGATGCGGATATCTATGCATCCTACCTGTTTGAAGACAGCGAATACCTGCCGGGCAATGGCCTGCGTTACAAACGTAAAGGCGGCGGTTCACTGGGGCTGGATTACCACCTGACCACCGATCTGACCTGGGGCGCAGCGTGGAACTACACCCGCGCGGACATGCGTAACCCGGACAACGGCGACAGCAAATCTTACGACCAGAATATCCTCGGTACCGCGCTGAGCTGGACGCCGGATAACTGGACCTTCTCGGCTGGCGGCGGCTGGTACCAGAACTTCCTGACCACCAAAAAAGTGTCTACTGACAACTACTTTGCCGGTGATGCATGGGGTATTGAATACTTCGCAGGGTACAAATTCCCAATCGATCAGTATGCGGTGAAATCCATCCAGCCTTACTTCATGGGTGACCGTATTGAGTACGTGAATGGTCGTAACTACCAGCGTATCGATAACGGCGTGGGTGTTAGCGTCCAGCTGGACTACGGTTTCCGTGTTGATTACGAACACGTGTTCACCTCCAGCACGGATAACCTGGGCGACATGAACCTGGTGCGTCTGCGTTACGACTTCTAA
- the tesA gene encoding multifunctional acyl-CoA thioesterase I/protease I/lysophospholipase L1, translating into MNFNNVFRWHLPFLFLILMTFRAAAADTLLVLGDSLSAGYRMAANAAWPALLNDKWQSKTTVINGSISGDTSQQGLSRLPALLKQHQPRWVLVELGGNDGLRGFQPQQTEQTLRTILKDIKAANAQPLLMQIRLPANYGRRYNEAFSAIYPKLANEFDIPLLPFFMEEVYLKPQWMQDDGIHPNRDAQPFIADWMATRLAPLVKHDS; encoded by the coding sequence ATGAACTTCAACAATGTTTTCCGCTGGCATTTGCCCTTCCTGTTTTTAATCCTGATGACCTTCCGCGCGGCGGCAGCGGACACGTTACTGGTTCTCGGTGACAGCCTGAGTGCAGGCTATCGCATGGCGGCCAACGCGGCCTGGCCAGCTCTGCTCAATGACAAATGGCAGAGTAAGACAACGGTTATTAATGGCAGCATCAGCGGTGATACCTCGCAGCAAGGCTTGTCGCGCCTGCCAGCCTTGCTCAAACAGCATCAACCGCGATGGGTGCTGGTTGAGCTGGGCGGTAATGATGGCTTGCGTGGTTTCCAGCCTCAGCAAACGGAACAGACCCTGCGCACGATCCTTAAGGATATTAAGGCCGCGAATGCGCAACCGCTGCTGATGCAAATTCGCCTGCCCGCCAACTATGGACGTCGGTATAATGAAGCCTTTAGCGCGATCTACCCAAAGCTTGCAAACGAGTTTGATATTCCGCTGCTGCCATTTTTTATGGAAGAGGTCTATCTCAAACCCCAGTGGATGCAAGACGATGGGATCCACCCCAATCGCGATGCGCAGCCGTTTATTGCCGACTGGATGGCAACACGGCTGGCCCCTTTAGTTAAACATGACTCCTAA
- the ybbP gene encoding putative ABC transporter permease subunit YbbP: protein MIARWFWREWRSPTLLIVWMALSLAVACVLALGSVSDRMEKGLSQQSREFMAGDRALQSSRPVPPGWLDEARKRGLKVGEQLSFQTMTFAGDTPQLASVKAVDDLYPLYGELQTSPPGLKPKPGTVLLAPRLMALLNLKTGDSIDVGDATLRIAGEVIQEPDSGFNPFQLAPRLLMNTADVANTHAVQPGSRVTWRYKFAGTPAQLDTYEKWLLPQLKPEHRWYGLEQDEGALGKSLERSQQFLLLSALLTLLLAVAAVAVAMGHYCRSRYDLVAILKTLGAGSAQLRKLIVGQWLMLLVLSALTGGAMGLLFEKLLMVMLKPVLPAALPPASLWPWLWAIGAMMVISVLVGLRPYRLLLATQPLRVLRRDVVANVWPLKFYLPVIVAVSVGLLAWLMGGSTLLWAVLAGAVVLALLCGVVGWVLLNVLKKLTVKSLPVRLAVNRLLHQPWSTLSQLSAFSLSFMLLALLLVLRGDLLDRWQQQLPPESPNYFLINIAPEQVTPLKTFLAEHQIVPESFYPIVRARLTQINGQSTEGNKDESLNRELNLTWQEKRPDHNPITAGSWPPKAGEVSMEEGLATRLNVRLGDSVTFTGDTQDFSAKVTSLRKVDWESLRPNFFFIFPAGALDGQPQSWLTSFRWENGNGMLTRLNREFPTVSLLDIGAILKQVGQVLEQVSRALEVMVVLVTICGVLLLLAQVQVGMRQRHQELVVYRTLGASKRLLRTTLWSEFALLGLVSGLVAAMGAETALAVLQTRVFDFPWEPDWRLWFTLPVCGAVLLSLCGGWLGTRLLKGKALFLQFAS, encoded by the coding sequence ATGATTGCCCGCTGGTTCTGGCGCGAATGGCGCTCGCCCACGCTGTTGATTGTCTGGATGGCGTTAAGCCTGGCGGTAGCCTGCGTGCTGGCGTTGGGCAGCGTCAGCGATCGCATGGAGAAAGGGTTAAGCCAGCAAAGCCGCGAGTTTATGGCCGGAGACAGGGCGCTGCAAAGCTCGCGTCCCGTCCCGCCGGGCTGGCTTGACGAGGCGCGTAAGCGTGGGCTGAAGGTGGGGGAACAGCTGAGCTTTCAGACCATGACCTTTGCCGGCGATACGCCGCAGCTGGCGAGCGTCAAAGCCGTCGACGACCTTTACCCGCTGTACGGTGAACTGCAGACCAGCCCGCCTGGGTTAAAGCCGAAACCGGGCACGGTACTGCTGGCGCCACGTTTAATGGCGCTGCTGAACCTGAAAACGGGTGACAGCATCGACGTGGGTGACGCCACGCTCCGTATCGCCGGGGAAGTGATTCAGGAACCTGACTCCGGCTTTAACCCGTTCCAGCTTGCCCCGCGCTTGCTGATGAATACCGCTGATGTGGCGAATACCCATGCCGTGCAGCCGGGAAGCCGCGTCACCTGGCGCTATAAGTTTGCGGGAACGCCCGCCCAGCTTGACACGTATGAAAAATGGCTGCTGCCGCAGTTAAAACCGGAGCACCGCTGGTACGGACTGGAGCAGGACGAAGGGGCGCTTGGTAAATCTCTCGAACGGTCTCAGCAGTTCCTGCTGCTTTCAGCGCTGTTAACCCTGCTGCTGGCCGTGGCGGCGGTGGCGGTGGCCATGGGGCACTACTGCCGCAGCCGATACGATCTGGTGGCGATCCTCAAAACCCTTGGCGCGGGCAGCGCCCAGCTGCGTAAGCTGATTGTCGGCCAGTGGCTGATGCTGCTGGTGTTGTCAGCACTCACCGGTGGGGCGATGGGGCTGCTGTTTGAAAAGCTGCTGATGGTCATGCTGAAACCGGTACTGCCTGCCGCACTTCCACCGGCCAGCCTCTGGCCGTGGCTGTGGGCGATTGGCGCGATGATGGTGATCTCGGTGCTGGTGGGGCTTCGCCCGTACCGGCTGTTGCTCGCGACGCAGCCGCTGCGCGTGCTGCGCCGTGACGTGGTGGCCAACGTCTGGCCGCTGAAGTTCTATCTTCCTGTCATTGTTGCGGTGTCGGTTGGGTTGTTGGCCTGGCTGATGGGCGGCAGCACGCTGCTGTGGGCCGTACTGGCCGGGGCGGTGGTGCTGGCGCTGCTGTGTGGTGTGGTCGGCTGGGTGCTCCTTAATGTGCTTAAAAAGCTGACGGTGAAGTCGCTTCCCGTGCGGCTGGCGGTGAACCGTCTGCTGCACCAGCCCTGGTCTACGCTGAGTCAGCTGTCTGCCTTTTCGCTGTCGTTTATGCTGCTGGCACTGCTGCTGGTGCTGCGCGGCGATCTGCTGGATCGCTGGCAACAGCAGCTTCCGCCGGAAAGCCCGAACTATTTCCTGATCAATATCGCCCCTGAGCAGGTGACACCGCTGAAGACGTTCCTGGCGGAACACCAGATTGTGCCGGAGTCGTTCTACCCCATCGTCCGTGCGCGTCTGACGCAGATCAACGGCCAGTCCACGGAGGGAAACAAGGATGAATCGCTTAACCGCGAACTGAACCTGACCTGGCAGGAGAAACGTCCAGATCACAACCCGATTACCGCCGGCAGCTGGCCGCCGAAAGCGGGTGAAGTGTCGATGGAAGAGGGGCTGGCGACGCGCCTGAACGTCAGGCTGGGCGACAGCGTGACCTTTACCGGCGATACCCAGGACTTTAGCGCTAAGGTCACCAGCCTGCGTAAGGTGGACTGGGAAAGCCTGCGGCCGAACTTCTTCTTTATTTTCCCCGCAGGCGCACTGGACGGGCAGCCGCAAAGCTGGCTCACCAGTTTCCGCTGGGAAAACGGCAACGGTATGCTGACCCGGCTGAACCGCGAATTTCCGACGGTCAGCCTGCTGGATATTGGCGCGATCCTTAAACAGGTCGGGCAGGTGCTGGAGCAGGTCAGCCGGGCACTGGAGGTTATGGTGGTGCTGGTGACGATCTGCGGCGTACTGTTGCTGCTGGCCCAGGTGCAGGTCGGGATGCGGCAGCGTCATCAGGAGCTGGTGGTCTATCGCACGCTCGGGGCGAGTAAGCGACTGCTGCGCACCACGCTGTGGAGCGAGTTCGCCCTGCTGGGGCTGGTCTCGGGTCTGGTGGCGGCGATGGGTGCTGAGACGGCGTTAGCCGTGCTGCAGACCCGCGTCTTCGATTTCCCGTGGGAGCCTGACTGGCGACTGTGGTTCACGCTGCCGGTCTGCGGTGCGGTGCTGCTGTCGCTGTGCGGCGGCTGGCTCGGCACGCGATTGCTAAAAGGGAAAGCGCTGTTCCTTCAGTTTGCCAGTTAG
- the cysS gene encoding cysteine--tRNA ligase — MLKIFNTMTRQKEEFKPIHAGEVGMYVCGITVYDLCHIGHGRTFVAFDVVSRYLRFLGYNLKYVRNITDIDDKIIKRANENGESFVALVDRMIAEMHKDFDALNIQRPDSEPRATHHIHEIIDITEKLIERGHAYVADNGDVMFSVPTDPTYGQLSRQDLDQLQAGARVDVVDVKRNPMDFVLWKMSKEGEPSWPSPWGEGRPGWHIECSAMNCKQLGKHFDIHGGGSDLMFPHHENEIAQSTCAHGGEYVNYWMHSGMVMVDREKMSKSLGNFFTVRDVLKYYDAETVRYFLMSGHYRSQLNYSEENLKQARAALERLYTALRGTDKSVPAAGGEAFEARFIDVMNDDFNTPEAYSVLFDMAREVNRLKSEDMAAANALASHLRKLSSVLGLLEQEPDLFLQSGAQADDSEVAEIEQLINARLEARQAKDWAAADAARNRLTEMGIILEDGPQGTTWRRK; from the coding sequence ATGTTAAAAATCTTTAATACAATGACGCGCCAAAAAGAGGAATTTAAACCTATCCATGCCGGGGAAGTCGGCATGTACGTGTGTGGTATTACGGTTTACGATCTCTGTCATATCGGCCATGGCCGTACCTTTGTTGCATTCGACGTTGTCTCGCGCTACCTGCGTTTTCTGGGCTACAACCTGAAATACGTGCGTAACATCACCGACATCGACGACAAAATCATCAAGCGCGCGAACGAAAATGGCGAAAGCTTTGTTGCGCTGGTGGATCGTATGATCGCGGAAATGCACAAAGATTTCGACGCCCTGAATATTCAGCGTCCGGACAGCGAGCCGCGTGCCACCCACCATATCCACGAAATTATCGACATCACCGAGAAGCTGATCGAACGTGGTCACGCCTATGTGGCCGATAACGGTGACGTGATGTTCTCTGTGCCGACTGACCCTACCTACGGTCAGCTTTCCCGTCAGGATCTGGATCAGCTGCAGGCCGGTGCGCGCGTTGATGTGGTGGACGTGAAGCGTAATCCGATGGACTTCGTGCTGTGGAAGATGTCCAAAGAGGGCGAACCAAGCTGGCCTTCCCCGTGGGGCGAAGGGCGTCCTGGCTGGCACATTGAGTGCTCGGCGATGAACTGCAAACAGCTGGGCAAACATTTCGATATTCACGGTGGCGGTTCGGATCTGATGTTCCCGCACCATGAAAACGAAATTGCACAGTCAACCTGTGCGCATGGTGGCGAGTACGTGAACTACTGGATGCACTCCGGGATGGTGATGGTTGACCGTGAGAAGATGTCTAAATCTCTGGGCAACTTCTTCACCGTGCGCGACGTGCTGAAATATTACGATGCGGAAACCGTGCGCTACTTCCTGATGTCTGGTCACTATCGCAGCCAGCTGAACTACAGCGAAGAGAACCTGAAACAGGCGCGTGCGGCGCTGGAGCGTCTGTACACTGCCCTGCGCGGTACCGATAAATCTGTACCCGCGGCAGGCGGTGAGGCGTTTGAAGCGCGCTTTATTGACGTGATGAACGATGACTTCAACACGCCGGAAGCCTACTCCGTGCTGTTTGATATGGCGCGTGAAGTTAACCGTCTGAAGTCAGAAGATATGGCGGCGGCGAATGCATTGGCCTCCCATCTGCGTAAGCTCTCTTCGGTACTGGGTCTGCTGGAGCAGGAACCGGATCTGTTCCTGCAAAGCGGTGCGCAGGCGGACGATAGCGAAGTGGCGGAGATTGAGCAACTTATCAACGCGCGTCTGGAAGCGCGTCAGGCGAAAGACTGGGCGGCAGCAGATGCCGCGCGTAACCGTCTGACGGAAATGGGCATCATTCTGGAAGATGGCCCGCAGGGAACCACCTGGCGTCGAAAATAA
- the purE gene encoding 5-(carboxyamino)imidazole ribonucleotide mutase, which produces MSSRNNPARVAIVMGSKSDWATMQFTAEIFEILNVPHHVEVVSAHRTPDKLFSFAESAEEKGYEVIIAGAGGAAHLPGMIAAKTLVPVLGVPVQSAALSGVDSLYSIVQMPRGIPVGTLAIGKAGAANAALLAAQILATHDKALHQRLADWRKAQTDEVLDNPDPRGAA; this is translated from the coding sequence ATGTCTTCCCGCAATAATCCGGCGCGTGTCGCCATCGTGATGGGGTCCAAAAGCGACTGGGCTACCATGCAGTTCACCGCCGAAATCTTTGAAATCCTGAATGTTCCGCACCACGTTGAAGTGGTCTCCGCACACCGTACACCGGACAAACTGTTCAGCTTCGCCGAAAGCGCCGAAGAGAAGGGTTATGAGGTGATCATTGCCGGTGCGGGCGGCGCAGCACATCTGCCAGGCATGATTGCCGCCAAAACGCTGGTACCGGTTCTGGGTGTTCCGGTGCAAAGCGCTGCGTTAAGTGGTGTCGATAGCCTCTATTCCATCGTTCAGATGCCGCGTGGCATTCCGGTCGGCACGCTGGCCATTGGTAAAGCGGGCGCTGCCAACGCTGCCCTGCTCGCCGCGCAGATCCTGGCGACTCACGATAAAGCGTTACATCAGCGTCTGGCGGACTGGCGTAAAGCCCAGACCGACGAGGTGCTGGACAATCCGGACCCGCGGGGTGCGGCATGA
- the mnmH gene encoding tRNA 2-selenouridine(34) synthase MnmH codes for MNDGTDYRAILASDTPLIDVRAPIEFAQGAMPAAINLPLMNDDERAAVGTCYKRQGPDAALALGHSLVAGSTREMRINAWREACLSHPTGYLCCARGGQRSHITQAWLKARGVDYPLIAGGYKALRQTAIEVTAEQVQKPMVLIGGCTGSGKTLLVKQHAQGVDLEGLAHHRGSSFGRTLTPQLSQASFENQLAVVLLKKEAARWVLEDEGRMIGSNHLPECLRDRMVQAPVVVVEDPFDVRLERLREEYFDHMWADFSAAFGEEAGWNAYSEYLHHGLFAIRRRLGLQRFADFTALLDSALQEQQRSGSTYAHLRWLAPLLNDYYDPMYTWQLAKKAEKIVYRGTFEDVADWLNR; via the coding sequence ATGAACGATGGAACGGACTATCGCGCGATCCTCGCATCCGATACCCCTTTAATCGACGTTCGCGCGCCGATCGAATTCGCCCAGGGCGCGATGCCTGCGGCAATCAACCTGCCTCTGATGAACGATGATGAACGCGCCGCCGTCGGCACCTGCTATAAACGCCAGGGGCCGGACGCTGCGCTTGCTCTCGGCCATAGCCTGGTCGCAGGCAGTACCCGTGAGATGCGCATTAACGCCTGGCGCGAAGCCTGTCTCTCCCACCCCACCGGCTACCTCTGCTGCGCGCGTGGCGGTCAACGCTCGCATATCACTCAGGCCTGGTTGAAAGCGCGCGGCGTGGATTACCCGCTGATCGCAGGCGGCTATAAAGCGCTGCGTCAGACCGCAATTGAGGTAACCGCTGAGCAGGTGCAAAAACCGATGGTGCTGATCGGCGGCTGTACCGGGAGCGGCAAAACGTTGCTGGTGAAACAGCACGCGCAGGGCGTGGATCTGGAAGGGCTGGCACACCATCGCGGCTCGTCGTTTGGCCGCACGCTTACACCACAGCTTTCGCAGGCGAGCTTCGAAAATCAGCTCGCTGTCGTGCTGTTGAAAAAAGAGGCCGCACGCTGGGTGCTGGAGGATGAAGGGCGGATGATTGGCTCCAACCACCTGCCGGAATGCCTGCGAGACCGCATGGTTCAGGCGCCTGTTGTGGTGGTAGAAGACCCGTTTGATGTCCGTCTTGAACGCCTGCGTGAAGAGTATTTCGACCATATGTGGGCGGATTTTTCTGCTGCCTTTGGCGAAGAGGCGGGCTGGAACGCGTATAGCGAATATCTGCACCACGGCCTGTTTGCCATTCGCCGCCGTCTGGGGCTGCAGCGCTTTGCAGACTTTACGGCGCTGCTGGATTCCGCCCTGCAGGAGCAACAACGTTCTGGCAGCACCTACGCGCATTTGCGCTGGCTTGCCCCGCTGCTGAACGACTATTACGACCCGATGTACACCTGGCAACTGGCAAAAAAGGCGGAGAAGATTGTGTATCGCGGAACGTTTGAGGACGTGGCTGACTGGCTCAATCGCTGA
- a CDS encoding YdgH/BhsA/McbA-like domain containing protein, with translation MKSIKTFVAVAALSLISFGSFAQSVSATASTLDRAEAKIAAQAAEQGASYKITSAQFNNRVHMTAELTK, from the coding sequence ATGAAATCCATCAAAACTTTCGTTGCAGTTGCCGCACTCTCTCTGATCTCTTTCGGTTCTTTTGCTCAGAGCGTCAGCGCCACGGCCTCTACCCTTGACCGCGCAGAAGCGAAAATTGCCGCTCAGGCTGCTGAACAGGGCGCGTCTTACAAAATCACCAGCGCTCAGTTTAACAACCGCGTTCACATGACGGCAGAACTGACCAAATAA
- the ppiB gene encoding peptidylprolyl isomerase B: MVTFHTNHGDIVIKTFDDKAPETVKNFLDYCREGFYNNTIFHRVINGFMIQGGGFEPGMNQKATKEAIKNEANNGLKNTRGTLAMARTQAPHSATAQFFINVADNDFLNFSGESLQGWGYCVFAEVVEGMDVVDKIKAVATGRSGMHQDVPKEDVVINSVTVSE; encoded by the coding sequence ATGGTTACTTTCCACACTAATCATGGCGATATCGTAATCAAAACCTTTGATGACAAAGCGCCTGAAACAGTTAAAAACTTCCTGGACTACTGCCGCGAAGGTTTCTACAACAACACTATTTTCCACCGCGTGATCAACGGCTTTATGATCCAGGGCGGCGGTTTCGAACCTGGCATGAACCAGAAAGCGACGAAAGAAGCGATCAAAAACGAAGCGAACAACGGTCTGAAAAACACCCGTGGTACGCTGGCGATGGCGCGTACGCAGGCTCCTCACTCTGCAACAGCCCAGTTCTTCATCAACGTTGCTGACAACGACTTCCTGAACTTCTCCGGCGAAAGCCTGCAGGGTTGGGGCTACTGCGTCTTCGCAGAAGTGGTTGAAGGTATGGACGTAGTCGACAAAATCAAAGCCGTGGCGACCGGCCGCAGCGGCATGCATCAGGACGTTCCAAAAGAAGACGTCGTGATTAACAGCGTGACCGTCAGCGAGTAA
- the purK gene encoding 5-(carboxyamino)imidazole ribonucleotide synthase, protein MKQVCVLGNGQLGRMLRQAGEPLGIAVWPVGLDDEPEAVPFHQSVITAEIERWPQTALTRELARHNAFVNRDVFPIIADRLTQKQLFDKLGLPTAPWQLLSDKSEWKDVFAMLGELAIVKRRVGGYDGRGQWRLRADDTHELPDDCYGECIVEQGINFSGEVSLVGARGQDGHTVFYPLTHNLHQDGILRTSVAFPQASAEQQAQAEEMLSAIMHELGYVGVMAMECFVTPSGLLINELAPRVHNSGHWTQNGASISQFELHLRAITDLPLPQPVVNSPSVMINLIGTDLNYDWLKLPLVHLHWYDKEVRPGRKVGHLNLNDTDTDRLSATLEAIIPLLPPEYASGIIWAQSKLK, encoded by the coding sequence ATGAAGCAGGTATGCGTCCTCGGTAATGGTCAGTTAGGCCGTATGCTGCGTCAGGCCGGTGAGCCGCTGGGTATTGCCGTGTGGCCCGTCGGGCTGGATGACGAACCGGAAGCCGTGCCGTTTCACCAGAGTGTGATCACCGCGGAGATTGAACGCTGGCCACAAACGGCCCTGACGCGCGAGCTGGCGCGTCACAATGCCTTCGTTAACCGCGACGTCTTTCCCATTATTGCTGACCGTCTAACGCAAAAGCAACTGTTCGATAAGCTCGGGCTGCCGACTGCGCCGTGGCAGCTGTTGTCCGATAAAAGCGAGTGGAAGGATGTTTTTGCAATGCTGGGCGAGCTGGCAATTGTGAAGCGTCGCGTCGGCGGGTACGACGGTCGTGGACAGTGGCGTCTGCGCGCCGATGACACTCACGAGCTGCCGGACGATTGCTACGGGGAGTGCATCGTTGAGCAGGGCATTAACTTCAGCGGTGAAGTCTCGCTGGTAGGTGCTCGCGGGCAGGACGGTCATACCGTTTTTTATCCGCTGACGCATAACCTGCATCAGGACGGGATCCTGCGAACCAGCGTTGCATTCCCGCAGGCCAGTGCTGAACAGCAGGCGCAGGCAGAAGAGATGCTCTCTGCCATCATGCACGAACTCGGTTACGTCGGCGTCATGGCGATGGAGTGTTTTGTCACGCCGTCCGGTCTGCTGATTAACGAACTGGCACCGCGCGTTCACAACAGCGGTCACTGGACCCAAAACGGGGCGTCCATCAGCCAGTTCGAGTTGCACCTGCGCGCCATCACTGACCTGCCGCTGCCGCAGCCGGTGGTGAACAGCCCGTCGGTGATGATCAACCTGATCGGTACCGATCTGAACTACGACTGGCTCAAGCTGCCGCTGGTGCATCTGCACTGGTATGACAAAGAGGTGCGTCCGGGTCGTAAGGTCGGTCACCTGAACCTGAACGATACCGACACCGATCGTCTGAGCGCCACGCTGGAAGCGATTATTCCTCTCCTGCCGCCGGAATACGCGAGCGGAATTATCTGGGCGCAATCAAAGCTTAAGTAA
- the ybbA gene encoding putative ABC transporter ATP-binding protein YbbA yields MPAENIVEVHRLKKSVGQGEHELSILTGVELVVKRAETIALIGESGSGKSTLLAILAGLDDGSSGEVNLVGQPLHQLDEEARAALRARHIGFVFQSFMLIPTLNALENVELPALLRGGNSRESRAHAKALLEQLGLGKRLDHLPAQLSGGEQQRVALARAFNGRPDVLFADEPTGNLDRKTGDKIADLLFSLNREHGTTLILVTHDPQLAARCDRRLRLVNGELQEEA; encoded by the coding sequence ATGCCAGCGGAAAACATTGTTGAAGTTCATCGTCTTAAGAAGTCCGTCGGTCAGGGGGAACACGAGCTTTCCATCCTCACCGGAGTTGAACTCGTTGTCAAACGCGCCGAAACCATTGCGCTGATTGGCGAGTCCGGTTCCGGGAAGTCCACGCTGCTGGCCATTTTAGCCGGTCTGGACGACGGCAGCAGTGGAGAGGTCAACCTGGTCGGGCAACCGCTGCATCAGCTTGATGAAGAGGCGCGTGCCGCGCTCCGCGCACGTCATATCGGGTTTGTCTTTCAGTCCTTCATGCTGATCCCGACGCTCAATGCGCTGGAAAACGTTGAACTGCCGGCACTGCTGCGCGGCGGTAACAGCCGTGAAAGTCGCGCCCACGCGAAGGCATTGCTGGAGCAGCTTGGGCTTGGCAAACGCCTCGACCATCTTCCGGCGCAGCTTTCCGGCGGGGAGCAACAGCGTGTGGCCCTGGCCCGGGCGTTTAACGGCCGCCCGGACGTGCTGTTTGCGGATGAGCCTACCGGAAACCTCGACCGAAAGACCGGGGATAAAATTGCCGACCTGCTCTTTTCGCTCAACCGCGAACACGGGACCACGCTGATTCTGGTGACCCACGATCCGCAACTGGCTGCCCGCTGCGACCGTCGCCTGCGGCTGGTTAACGGTGAACTGCAGGAGGAAGCATGA